A region from the Phycisphaerales bacterium genome encodes:
- a CDS encoding M48 family metalloprotease: MRILNVLAGLALMTALNLTGCRTNEATGRSQLIVLSHEQEIALGEEAMPELVKEYGGEVPDAVLREYVSEVGGKLTPHTEGDNPSNPWEFTLLDSDVINAFALPGGKVFMSRGLMERMTNEAQLAGVLGHEVGHVTAQHVNDRMADALILQGVVTSAALGTRKSDNLLAKALPAVVGVGGQGFLLKFSRDQESEADHLGMRYMARAGYNPRAQMQVMQILLDAMNEGGGATAPEFLSTHPYPDTRIERIKEDMRDIYSNADNNPNLSFHEERFQRIAVPRLDALARERKQAGGTGAGTETLAALLAHPETWCAHCRAEQN; this comes from the coding sequence ATGCGCATTCTGAACGTACTGGCCGGCCTGGCGCTGATGACGGCCCTGAATCTGACCGGCTGCCGCACGAACGAAGCCACCGGCCGCTCGCAGTTGATCGTGCTCTCGCACGAGCAGGAAATTGCACTCGGCGAAGAGGCGATGCCTGAACTCGTCAAGGAATACGGCGGGGAAGTGCCTGACGCGGTGCTCCGCGAATACGTCAGCGAAGTCGGCGGCAAACTTACGCCGCACACCGAAGGCGACAACCCAAGCAATCCGTGGGAGTTCACGCTGCTCGACAGCGACGTCATCAACGCCTTTGCGCTGCCCGGCGGCAAGGTCTTCATGTCGCGCGGGTTGATGGAGCGCATGACCAACGAGGCCCAACTGGCCGGCGTGCTCGGCCACGAAGTCGGCCACGTCACGGCACAGCATGTCAATGATCGCATGGCTGATGCACTGATCCTGCAGGGGGTCGTCACAAGTGCTGCACTGGGCACGCGCAAGAGCGACAATCTGCTGGCGAAAGCCTTGCCCGCAGTCGTCGGCGTGGGAGGCCAGGGTTTCCTGCTCAAGTTCAGCCGCGACCAGGAAAGCGAAGCCGATCATCTCGGCATGCGCTACATGGCGCGGGCGGGCTACAACCCGCGGGCCCAGATGCAGGTGATGCAGATTCTGCTCGACGCCATGAACGAAGGAGGAGGCGCCACCGCGCCCGAGTTCCTCAGCACCCACCCGTACCCGGATACCCGCATCGAGCGCATCAAGGAAGACATGCGCGACATCTACTCGAACGCGGACAACAACCCGAACCTGTCGTTCCACGAAGAACGCTTCCAGCGCATCGCCGTACCTCGTCTGGACGCCCTTGCCCGTGAGCGGAAACAGGCAGGTGGAACAGGCGCCGGGACGGAGACGCTCGCGGCCCTGCTCGCGCACCCCGAGACCTGGTGCGCCCACTGCCGGGCCGAGCAGAACTGA
- the ubiE gene encoding bifunctional demethylmenaquinone methyltransferase/2-methoxy-6-polyprenyl-1,4-benzoquinol methylase UbiE, translated as MPTTAEPTSEPVAWDETHLADPHSEADKAQRVNAMFDAIADSYDLNNRLHSLWRDQAWRRKAVRLAAVIPGRDDVVDVACGTGDLAFAFARARPRSVIGIDFVPRMIRLAQEKAAKQDGPLAPTFRVGDAMSLDLPDACCDIVSIAFGIRNVSDPQRAIDEFRRILRPGGRLVILEFSTPTNALMRGLYNFYFHKVMPRTATWISRDRTGAYRYLPRSVSTFVTRERMMELMRHAGFEGVKPHPMTLGICVAYLGRVPATSA; from the coding sequence GTGCCCACGACCGCCGAGCCAACTTCCGAGCCCGTCGCCTGGGATGAGACGCATCTGGCCGATCCGCATTCCGAGGCGGACAAGGCTCAGCGCGTCAACGCGATGTTTGACGCCATCGCTGACAGTTATGACCTTAACAACCGGCTGCACTCGCTCTGGCGCGACCAGGCATGGCGACGAAAGGCAGTGCGGCTGGCCGCCGTGATTCCGGGCCGCGACGATGTGGTTGACGTGGCCTGCGGCACCGGCGACCTGGCGTTCGCCTTCGCGCGGGCCCGGCCTCGCAGCGTGATCGGCATCGACTTTGTTCCGCGCATGATCCGCCTGGCTCAGGAGAAGGCGGCGAAGCAGGATGGTCCGCTGGCACCCACGTTTCGCGTCGGTGACGCCATGAGCCTGGATCTGCCCGACGCCTGCTGCGACATTGTGTCGATTGCGTTCGGCATCCGCAACGTGTCTGATCCACAGAGGGCGATCGACGAGTTCCGTCGAATTCTGCGCCCCGGCGGGCGGCTGGTCATTCTCGAATTCAGCACGCCGACAAACGCGCTGATGCGCGGGCTCTACAACTTCTACTTCCACAAGGTGATGCCGCGCACCGCGACGTGGATCAGCCGGGATCGCACCGGGGCCTATAGGTACCTGCCGCGCTCGGTTTCGACGTTTGTGACGCGGGAGCGGATGATGGAACTGATGCGCCATGCCGGTTTCGAGGGAGTGAAGCCGCATCCGATGACGCTGGGCATCTGCGTGGCCTACCTCGGCCGGGTGCCCGCAACGTCCGCCTAA
- a CDS encoding cobalamin-dependent protein (Presence of a B(12) (cobalamin)-binding domain implies dependence on cobalamin itself, in one of its several forms, or in some unusual lineages, dependence on a cobalamin-like analog.): protein MNKEVLIERLFQTLISGDRAGSRGIVNETIEMGVPAEELLSEIFWPTLNLVQKLFRADQLSCLSHHFATRIMRSLADQAQTRLRVSPSNGKRILVACGGTEQDELAASMAVDLIEAGGFEVAFAGGGVPFDEIMARVGEDRPDILLLFSSAAKDLPEIRRLIDELHEVNVCPEMQIVVGGGVYGRAEGLAEEIGADLYVPELGQVVDLLLDQNTKRARSDQRTVGRKRRAKVA from the coding sequence GTGAACAAGGAAGTACTGATTGAGCGCCTCTTCCAGACACTCATCTCGGGCGATCGAGCCGGGTCGCGCGGCATCGTGAACGAGACCATTGAGATGGGCGTGCCTGCAGAAGAACTGCTCTCGGAAATCTTCTGGCCAACGCTGAATCTCGTTCAGAAGCTCTTCCGCGCCGACCAACTCTCCTGCCTGTCGCATCACTTTGCGACGCGCATCATGCGCTCACTCGCGGACCAGGCGCAGACGCGGCTGAGGGTCTCGCCGTCCAACGGCAAGCGCATTCTTGTTGCGTGCGGCGGCACCGAGCAGGATGAACTCGCCGCGTCGATGGCCGTCGATCTCATCGAAGCGGGCGGCTTCGAAGTGGCCTTCGCCGGCGGCGGCGTGCCGTTCGACGAGATCATGGCGCGAGTGGGGGAGGACCGCCCGGACATCCTGCTGCTCTTCTCTTCAGCCGCGAAGGACCTGCCCGAGATCCGGCGCCTCATCGACGAACTGCACGAAGTGAATGTGTGCCCAGAGATGCAGATCGTCGTCGGCGGCGGCGTGTACGGCCGGGCCGAGGGGCTGGCCGAAGAGATCGGCGCCGATCTCTACGTTCCCGAACTCGGCCAGGTCGTCGATCTGCTGCTCGATCAGAACACCAAGCGGGCCCGGAGCGATCAGCGCACGGTCGGCCGCAAACGCCGCGCAAAAGTGGCATGA
- the trmB gene encoding tRNA (guanosine(46)-N7)-methyltransferase TrmB gives MSFGLARGKPLDITGVGIQSADLPDFDAARFIDVREWFGSRAHLPLEIEIGSGKGTFLVQQAPRQQDVNFLGIEWAGEFFRYAADRVRRNEISNVRLLHGDAIEFIRHRCPAEICRVIHLYFPDPWPKKRHHKRRSVQDQSLRDFHRILEPGGEARIVTDHDEYWQWIEEHALRAESLFAREPFAPPGDGGADGGELVGTNFERKYRREGRPFHAMTLRKKVT, from the coding sequence ATGAGTTTCGGTCTGGCTCGCGGCAAACCGCTTGACATCACCGGCGTCGGCATCCAGTCGGCCGACCTGCCTGACTTCGACGCCGCGCGGTTCATCGACGTGCGCGAGTGGTTCGGCTCGCGCGCGCACCTCCCGCTCGAAATCGAGATCGGCTCGGGCAAGGGCACCTTCCTGGTTCAGCAGGCGCCGCGGCAGCAGGATGTAAATTTCCTCGGCATCGAGTGGGCCGGCGAGTTCTTTCGCTACGCCGCCGATCGCGTGCGCCGAAATGAGATTTCCAACGTGCGGTTGCTGCACGGTGATGCAATCGAGTTCATCCGCCACCGCTGCCCGGCGGAGATCTGCCGCGTGATCCATCTCTACTTCCCCGACCCCTGGCCCAAGAAGCGCCACCACAAGCGGCGCAGCGTGCAGGACCAGTCGCTGCGCGACTTTCACCGTATTCTTGAACCGGGCGGCGAGGCCCGGATCGTCACCGACCACGACGAGTACTGGCAGTGGATCGAAGAGCACGCGCTGCGGGCTGAGTCGCTCTTCGCCCGCGAGCCGTTCGCGCCGCCGGGCGATGGTGGGGCAGACGGCGGCGAACTCGTGGGCACCAACTTTGAGCGCAAGTACCGCCGCGAGGGCCGGCCGTTCCACGCGATGACGCTGCGGAAAAAAGTGACATGA